The Acidobacteriota bacterium genomic interval TCGGGGTCCAGTCGCCGCCGCGCGGCGGCGGTGGCGGCGGCCGCGTCGACCGCCTCGACCCGGGGGACGAACGTCGTGTACTCGTCGTCCGGCAGGTCGAACAGCGCGAGCCGGAGGGCCGCCCGCGCCACCTGCCCCGAGGTTTCGAAGGCGCGCGGAAAGCCGAGCGTAATCGCCGGCTTCGCGACGGCGAGCTCCTCCTCGGTAACCGGGCGAGCATCCCGGATGGCGTGCAACTCGGCAATGATCTCACGAACCGCCTCGGCGGTGACCGCCGCCTCGACCGCCGTCCCGACGTCGAACGGCCCCCGGCCTCGGCGTGCGTCGAAGGACGAATGAACACCGTAGGTATAGC includes:
- a CDS encoding insulinase family protein, which translates into the protein PDPPADPAPPAARLTFVPREGAVQSEIRVGHLGIARKADDFHAVRVMDMVLGGQFTSRLNMNLREAKGYTYGVHSSFDARRGRGPFDVGTAVEAAVTAEAVREIIAELHAIRDARPVTEEELAVAKPAITLGFPRAFETSGQVARAALRLALFDLPDDEYTTFVPRVEAVDAAAATAAARRRLDPDALAVVVVGPPEVRPSLGALGLGEPVDATPDGVDATRP